One window of Leguminivora glycinivorella isolate SPB_JAAS2020 chromosome 9, LegGlyc_1.1, whole genome shotgun sequence genomic DNA carries:
- the LOC125229529 gene encoding peroxisomal N(1)-acetyl-spermine/spermidine oxidase, protein MGDDKSNSSKKCDTNKCNVLIIGGGMAGLAAANELIKNGMDDFRILEARKRVGGRIISIPLKNHEVELGANWIHGVLGNPIFDIAMANGLVNIINIPKPHKVIAATEDGKQVPFGVLHEIHEAYVVFLRRCEEYFLCQYLPPPDIHSVGEHINLEATIYLERLPDSEEKKLRRLIFDCLLKRETCISGCNSMDEIDLLELGSYTELQGGNIMIPKGYSSILQPMLKNILPEKIISNHPVNKIVWDSNEHSMGPEDLGEESEDSDQTVIEDISKTPASEAMVNPSEGSLMSENAHKPKKKNGHYVEVTCENGETYYANHVICTIPLGVLKDTAKDLFQPSLPQYKMESIERLLFGTVNKIFLEYERPFLNPDITEIMLLWESPTTPEDIADSWYKKIYSFSKVTETLLLGWVSGKEAEYVETLTMDQVATACTNILRKFLNDPFVPEPQKCVCTSWKKQPYTRGSYTALAVGSSQTDIESLAQPLFRNVHDKKPTLVFAGEHTHSSYYSTAHGAYLSGQAAARRLAAPAPASPAPAALDAARSADLAAWIEGIQLA, encoded by the exons atgggtGACGATAAATCAAATTCCAGTAAAAAATGTGATACAAATAAGTGCAATGTTTTAATAATTGGCGGCGGCATGGCCGGTCTGGCTGCCGCCAATGAACTAATAAAAAATGGTATGGACGACTTTAGAATATTGGAAGCAAGGAAACGAGTCGGTGGTAGAATTATTTCTATTCCGCTGAAAAATCACGAAGTGGAGTTAGGGGCCAACTGGATTCATGGAGTTCTCGGTAACCCGATATTCGATATAGCTATGGCTAATGGTCtagtaaatataattaatatacctAAGCCACACAAAGTAATAGCAGCTACTGAGGACGGCAAACAAGTTCCGTTTGGTGTGCTGCACGAGATCCATGAGGCGTACGTCGTTTTTCTGAGGCGCTGTGAAGAGTACTTCCTGTGCCAATATCTGCCCCCACCAGATATACATAGCGTAGGAGAGCACATTAACCTGGAAGCCACCATATACTTGGAGCGTCTTCCTGACTCTGAAGAAAAAAAACTCCGCCGGCTTATATTTGACTGCTTGTTAAAAAGGGAAACATGTATATCAGGTTGCAACAGTATGGATGAAATAGATCTTTTAGAATTAGGCAGCTACACAGAACTTCAAGGAGGCAACATCATGATCCCTAAAGGGTACAGCTCTATATTACAACCTATGTTGAAAAATATTCTGCCTGAAAAAATAATATCCAACCACCCTGTTAACAAAATAGTCTGGGATTCCAACGAGCACAGTATGGGGCCCGAAGACTTGGGAGAGGAGTCAGAAGACTCTGACCAGACAGTGATAGAAGATATTTCAAAGACTCCTGCCTCTGAGGCTATGGTTAACCCTAGTGAAGGAAGTTTAATGTCTGAAAATGCACACAaaccaaagaaaaaaaatggacaCTATGTTGAAGTTACCTGTGAGAATGGAGAGACTTATTATGCTAATCATGTGATATGTACAATACCTCTTGGAGTGCTCAAAGACACCGCCAAGGATCTCTTCCAGCCTTCATTGCCTCAGTACAAAATGGAATCAATAGAAAGACTGCTATTTGGCAcagttaataaaatatttttggaatATGAAAGACCATTTTTAAATCCTGATATAACAGAAATAATGTTGTTATGGGAGAGCCCAACAACACCTGAAGACATTGCAGATTCGTGGTACAAGAAGATCTACTCATTTAGCAAAGTAACGGAGACCTTGCTGCTGGGCTGGGTGTCAGGCAAGGAGGCTGAGTATGTGGAGACATTAACTATGGATCAAGTGGCTACCGCTTGCACAAATATTTTAAGGAAATTTTTGAATGATCCCTTTGTACCAGAGCCGCAAAAATGTGTATG TACAAGTTGGAAGAAGCAGCCCTACACACGAGGCTCGTACACAGCTCTAGCTGTAGGCTCCAGCCAGACAGACATTGAGAGTTTAGCACAGCCACTATTCAGGAATGTTCATGATAAAAAG CCCACGCTGGTGTTCGCGGGCGAGCACACGCACAGCAGCTACTACTCGACGGCGCACGGCGCCTACCTGTCGGGgcaggcggcggcgcggcggctgGCGGCGCCGGCGCCCGCGTCCCCGGCGCCCGCCGCGCTCGACGCCGCGCGCTCCGCCGACCTGGCCGCCTGGATCGAGGGCATCCAGCTCGCGTAG